From Toxorhynchites rutilus septentrionalis strain SRP chromosome 2, ASM2978413v1, whole genome shotgun sequence, a single genomic window includes:
- the LOC129766216 gene encoding piggyBac transposable element-derived protein 3-like, translated as MAVRRISCVEELEEIISTWNDASSEIAGVNILPPDQVGDLTDEENLNDDSIQQNDNIPTLNAVAGTFEIETFGSIDDIAELTTPQDHAHKAAAQDKHFSGKMALPSTSRKRGSETQTLSQTKQQVLEIGYKPLSAFPEPHWKSLTTDKIEYSVSPNNEPLANKQQELFDTIKDLSPLQLFLKLFDDEVISLIVRETNRYAGQQNSTFLLDIITLKRFIGILLLSGYHTLPNVNDYWSNEPSLGVPIVKQCMSRNKFREIKKFIHFSDNYNLNKMDKMAKLRSFFEVMNQKFMQFGVFSDNLSIDEQMVPYFGRHSCKMYIKGKPIRFGYKVWCLCSTEGYLYQFMPYCGASDNYNRTVGLGADVVLRLLGRVEHPTRYVIYFDNFFTSYLLMLILTELKIAASGTVRSNRVGGALLKTGKELPKGQYHCQLDDCNKIVFCRWQDNKEVTIATNFDQIKPTHSVKRWRKGVQGKSAGELVTVQQPHVLYNYNKNMGGVDLHDNAAQNYRINIRSKKWYWPLWINALNSAVVNSWKLHCFVAKHRGETSLHQKEFRVLITQALLLTGDPTTSDEEKEVEDFVPNNIPRISGGHLIIRHPELKNGLVESFMKVVNKAMSTVFPTEKNYRKELQAAVQYYNAADHSVTKISPEVLNGRKIKRWLPLLSYGKSEYDERLLDARDRETKLLETT; from the exons atggcggTCCGCAGAATTTCGTGCGTGGAGGAGCTGGAGGAAATCATCAGTACGTGGAATGATGCTTCTAGTGAGATTGCCGGTGtaaatattcttccgccggatcAGGTGGGCGATCTCACCGATGAGGAAAACCTTAATGACGATTCAATTCAACAGAATGACAACATCCCTACCCTCAATGCTGTAGCAGGAACTTTCGAGATCGAAACTTTTGGTAGTATCGATGACATTGCTGAATTGACGACTCCACAAGATCATGCACACAAAGCTGCCGCTCAAGATAAACATTTCTCAGGCAAGATGGCTCTGCCCTCCACTTCACGTAAGAGAGGTAGTGAAACACAGACCTTGTCTCAAACAAAACAGCAAGTGTTGGAGATTGGCTATAAGCCATTGAGTGCATTTCCGGAACCCCATTGGAAAAGTCTTACAACGGATAAAATTGAATACTCTGTTTCGCCTAATAACGAACCTCTGGCTAATAAACAACaagagttgttcgatacaatcaAAGATTTATCACCGTTACAACTCTTTCTCAAACTGTTTGATGATGAAGTCATATCACTTATTGTACGGGAGACAAATCGATATGCTGGCCAGCAAAATTCCACTTTTCTACTCGACATCATAACCTTGAAAAGATTCATTGGAATACTGCTGTTATCTGGATACCACACCCTCCCCAATGTTAACGATTATTGGTCCAATGAACCTTCCTTGGGAGTTCCTATTGTTAAGCAGTGCATGTCCAGGAATAAGTTTCGCGAGATAAAAAAGTTCATTCACTTTTCAGACAATTACAACCTGAATAAGATGGATAAAATGGCTAAG CTTCGTTCGTTTTTTGAagtaatgaatcaaaaattcatgcAGTTTGGCGTTTTCAGTGATAATTTGTCCATAGATGAGCAGATGGTACCATACTTCGGTAGACATTCCTGCAAAATGTACATAAAAGGAAAACCGATAAGGTTCGGTTATAAAGTATGGTGTCTATGCTCAACAGAAGGATACCTCTATCAATTCATGCCATACTGTGGCGCAAGTGACAACTACAACAGGACAGTGGGCTTAGGGGCCGATGTTGTGTTGCGGTTGCTTGGACGAGTTGAGCACCCTACTAGATATGTCAtctactttgacaatttttttacaaGCTACCTGTTGATGTTGATCCTAACAGAACTGAAAATCGCAGCATCAGGTACCGTTCGATCGAACCGTGTTGGAGGTGCATTGCTCAAGACAGGAAAAGAGCTTCCGAAAGGTCAATATCATTGTCAGCTCGACGATTGCAACAAAATCGTATTCTGTCGATGGCAGGACAACAAGGAAGTAACAATCGCTACAAACTTTGATCAAATTAAACCAACTCATTCTGTTAAACGTTGGCGCAAAGGAGTGCAGGGTAAAAGTGCCGGCGAACTTGTTACCGTGCAGCAGCCACATGTGTTGTATaactataataaaaatatgGGTGGCGTAGATTTGCACGACAATGCTGCGCAGAACTATCGGATCAACATTCGTTCAAAAAAATGGTACTGGCCTCTATGGATAAATGCGTTGAATTCTGCAGTCGTAAATTCGTGGAAATTGCACTGTTTTGTAGCGAAACACAGAGGCGAAACTTCCTTGCATCAGAAGGAATTCAGAGTATTGATTACTCAAGCGCTGTTACTGACTGGTGATCCAACTACGAGCGACGAGGAAAAGGAGGTTGAAGATTTTGTCCCCAATAACATTCCCCGTATTAGCGGAGGACACCTTATTATAAGGCATCCCGAATTAAAA AATGGGTTGGTAGAAAGCTTTATGAAAGTTGTAAATAAAGCCATGTCTACTGTATTTCCAACAGAAAAAAACTACCGGAAAGAATTGCAAGCTGCCGTTCAGTACTATAACGCGGCAGATCACAGTGTAACCAAAATATCTCCGGAAGTGTTAAATGGTCGCAAAATCAAGCGTTGGTTGCCACTTTTAAGTTATGGTAAATCGGAATACGATGAACGGCTACTGGATGCAAGAGATCGTGAGACTAAACTCCTCGAAACAACGTGA